A window from Tenrec ecaudatus isolate mTenEca1 chromosome Y, mTenEca1.hap1, whole genome shotgun sequence encodes these proteins:
- the LOC142435705 gene encoding melanoma antigen preferentially expressed in tumors-like: protein MVHYWPFTQLPLGALLEDCVFQDLILKAALDGLDILLAQNAQPRRCKLKVLDLQLPTGTNFWNVWDGAPSNDSEMSSEEPEDTSRRIQMEKGPHSRSGGKQQPLASVEVLTDLWFEEATLDVLLTFLIERVKQKKALPMLCCWKLLFLEPLPQLHILGDILKMVQLDSVQEVEIHGKWDLHSLNWFAPYLAQMGHLQTLFLSGVILDCMECGKDCNVEQLLAQFTSQLLSLHQLQHLFLDSACLHNGCLHQLLRCLPSPLMTLSLTDCVLLDEDLTYLSLCPCTSRLRTLALCGLSRPSSSYAFLPGLLERVSATLRHLNLAGCGIQGPDVRALQNALGRCSQLITLVLCGNPMSWDVLQELLQHTPPQCKFLELPVPLHCYVGPQGTLNMGTLFPVMEELMMIFMPNGVDSVEFCNQRGSNRTWHSILIQMDS, encoded by the coding sequence ATGGTGCACTACTGGCCCTTCACACAGCTCCCACTTGGGGCTCTGTTGGAGGATTGTGTGTTTCAAGATCTCATCTTAAAGGCTGCACTCGATGGTCTTGACATCCTGCTTGCCCAGAATGCTCAGCCcaggagatgcaaactgaaagtgTTGGATTTACAGCTGCCCACTGGCACCAACTTCTGGAATGTGTGGGATGGAGCCCCATCTAATGACTCTGAGATGTCATCAGAAGAGCCTGAGGACACATCCCGCAGAATTCAGATGGAAAAAGGACCCCATTCCAGATCAGGAGGGAAgcagcagcccttggcctccgtgGAGGTGCTCACAGACCTGTGGTTTGAGGAAGCCACCTTAGATgtactgctcaccttcctgattgaaAGGGTCAAGCAGAAGAAGGCCCTGCCAATGCTGTGCTGTTGGAAGTTGCTGTTTCTTGAACCTCTCCCACAACTTCACATTCTTGGGGACATCCTGAAGATGGTGCAGCTGGACTCTGTCCAGGAGGTGGAAATTCATGGCAAATGGGACCTGCACAGCCTCAACTGGTTTGCTCCTTACTTGGCACAGATGGGTCACCTGCagaccctctttctctctggagtcaTCTTGGATTGCATGGAGTGCGGCAAAGACTGCAACGTGGAGCAACTCCTTGCCCAATTCACCTCTCAGCTCCTCAGTCTGCAtcagctccagcacctcttcctggaCTCTGCCTGCCTGCACAATGGCTgtctccaccagctgctcagatgcTTGCCATCTCCCTTGATGACACTCAGCCTGACTGATTGTGTGCTTTTGGATGAGGACTTGACTTACCTGTCTTTATGCCCCTGTACCAGCCGCCTAAGGACCCTGGCATTGTGTGGTCTATCCAGGCCTAGCTCCAGTTATGCATTCCTTCCGGGTCTGCTAGAGAGGGTCTCCGCCACCCTCCGGCACCTGAACTTAGCTGGCTGTGGCATCCAGGGTCCTGACGTCAGGGCCTTGCAGAATGCACTGGGCCGCTGCTCCCAGCTGATCACCTTGGTGTTATGTGGAAACCCCATGTCCTGGGATGTTCTGCAGGAGCTGCTGCAGCACACTCCCCCTCAGTGCAAGTTCTTGGAGCTCCCTGTCCCACTGCATTGCTACGTGGGCCCCCAAGGAACGCTGAACATGGGCACTCTCTTCCCTGTGATGGAGGAGTTGATGATGATCTTTATGCCCAATGGGGTTGATTCTGTGGAATTCTGTAACCAAAGAGGCAGTAACAGAACATGGCACTCCATCCTTATCCAAATGGACAGCTGA